A stretch of the Streptococcus suis genome encodes the following:
- a CDS encoding glucose-1-phosphate adenylyltransferase, giving the protein MAQNKMLAMILAGGRGTRLEGLTKKVAKPAVAFGGKYRIIDFPLSNCANSGIDIVGVLTQYEPVLLNSYVAQSQRWGLDVQGSGVFVLPPSEKIEGFGLYKGTADAITQNIDFIDLHDPEYVLILSGDHIYKMNYDKLLDTHIHKKADATIAVIEVPIKEASRFGIMNTDEEYRIQEFEEKPENPKSNLASMGIYIFTWKTLKKYLQEDDKLETSTHDFGHDIIPKYLSDGRTLIAHPFQGYWKDVGTVNSLWESNMDLIDHSGDLDLSDRTWRIYSEDKGSPAQVISASATVKSAYIDKGAVIDGYVEHSVISNDVQVNKDAVVKNSVLLPGSVIGEGTELDYVIVAEDVKIADNVKLSGTLDKILLVDKNVSK; this is encoded by the coding sequence ATGGCTCAAAATAAAATGTTAGCTATGATCCTTGCTGGTGGACGGGGAACCCGTCTAGAAGGGTTGACTAAAAAAGTCGCTAAACCAGCAGTCGCATTTGGGGGAAAATATCGTATCATTGATTTTCCACTTAGTAACTGTGCCAACTCAGGTATTGATATTGTTGGTGTTTTAACCCAGTATGAGCCTGTTCTCCTAAATTCATATGTTGCTCAATCACAACGTTGGGGACTTGATGTACAAGGATCTGGTGTCTTTGTATTGCCACCGAGTGAAAAAATCGAAGGTTTTGGATTATATAAAGGAACAGCTGATGCGATTACGCAAAACATTGACTTTATTGATCTCCATGATCCTGAGTATGTACTTATTCTATCTGGTGACCATATCTACAAGATGAACTATGATAAACTCCTTGATACGCATATTCATAAGAAAGCGGATGCTACTATCGCCGTTATTGAAGTCCCAATCAAAGAGGCTTCGCGTTTTGGTATCATGAATACCGACGAAGAATACCGCATCCAAGAATTTGAAGAGAAACCAGAGAATCCAAAGAGCAACCTGGCTTCGATGGGGATTTACATTTTCACCTGGAAAACCCTTAAAAAATATCTACAAGAAGATGATAAATTAGAAACTTCTACACACGACTTTGGTCACGATATTATTCCAAAATATCTTTCAGATGGCCGTACTCTTATTGCCCATCCATTCCAAGGTTATTGGAAAGATGTGGGTACAGTGAATAGCCTATGGGAGTCAAATATGGACTTAATTGACCATTCTGGTGATTTAGATTTGTCCGACAGAACTTGGAGAATTTACTCTGAAGACAAAGGTTCGCCTGCCCAAGTTATTAGTGCTTCTGCAACTGTTAAATCTGCCTATATTGATAAAGGGGCCGTTATTGATGGTTATGTTGAACATTCCGTTATTTCAAACGATGTTCAGGTAAATAAGGATGCGGTTGTTAAAAACTCTGTTCTGTTACCGGGATCAGTGATTGGTGAAGGCACTGAGCTTGACTATGTCATTGTTGCTGAGGATGTGAAAATTGCTGATAATGTAAAACTTTCAGGAACTCTTGATAAAATTCTTTTGGTTGACAAAAATGTAAGTAAGTAA
- the glgD gene encoding glucose-1-phosphate adenylyltransferase subunit GlgD gives MLRNTLGIVNIEGNNVHFGDVMSHRGVQAFSFLGRYRLIDFVLSNMSNSGITEFQVYMPARMRSTIQHVGTGKHYNINSKRGSLRLLNSVIDPNSVYQHDVNAFSENIHYIESSTKEYVLIAPSYFIYSQDFSKVLEEHIANEADITVLYKNVSDAKENFIGCQTLKFGDDRRVIAFEENHGKYKNRPVSLEAYFMKRTTFIELIQRANKVSSLYWLKDILRDVVDQYKIMGYAHRDFVACINSVEAYFTTQLELLQRDTRKLLFKHDWPIHTQTSDSSPTLYGPLAEVKGCIVANGANINGQVENSVIDRDVVIEEGVVIKNSIILNGVTIKTGANIENAIVDKATKIIHPIDIKGSQTSPSYLKPHQII, from the coding sequence ATGCTAAGAAATACACTCGGAATTGTAAATATTGAAGGAAACAATGTGCATTTTGGTGACGTTATGAGTCACCGTGGTGTTCAAGCTTTTAGCTTCCTAGGTCGCTACCGTCTAATCGACTTTGTACTATCAAATATGTCTAACTCAGGCATTACTGAATTTCAAGTTTATATGCCTGCAAGAATGCGTTCTACCATTCAGCACGTTGGTACCGGTAAACACTACAACATCAACAGTAAACGTGGCTCATTACGCTTGCTTAACAGTGTGATAGATCCAAACTCAGTTTATCAGCATGATGTTAACGCATTTTCTGAAAATATCCATTATATCGAAAGCTCTACGAAGGAATATGTCTTAATCGCTCCTTCTTACTTTATCTATAGTCAAGATTTTTCAAAAGTATTGGAGGAACATATCGCAAACGAAGCTGACATCACCGTACTCTATAAAAACGTTTCAGATGCGAAGGAAAATTTCATCGGCTGTCAAACGTTGAAATTCGGTGATGACCGTCGAGTGATTGCATTTGAAGAAAATCATGGCAAATACAAGAATCGCCCGGTTTCATTAGAAGCTTACTTCATGAAACGTACGACCTTTATCGAATTGATTCAACGTGCGAATAAGGTTTCTTCTTTATACTGGCTTAAAGATATTCTAAGAGATGTTGTGGACCAATACAAAATCATGGGATATGCTCATCGAGATTTTGTTGCTTGTATCAACAGCGTGGAAGCCTATTTTACAACTCAGCTGGAGTTGCTTCAACGGGATACCCGTAAATTGCTCTTCAAACATGACTGGCCTATCCATACACAGACGAGTGACTCCTCTCCTACCTTGTATGGTCCATTAGCTGAAGTAAAAGGCTGTATTGTTGCAAATGGAGCGAATATCAATGGTCAAGTAGAAAATTCTGTCATTGACCGTGATGTTGTCATTGAAGAGGGTGTTGTGATAAAGAACTCAATCATTCTCAATGGTGTGACCATTAAGACCGGCGCAAATATTGAAAATGCCATTGTTGATAAAGCCACTAAAATTATCCACCCAATTGACATCAAAGGAAGTCAAACTTCCCCTTCGTACCTGAAACCTCATCAAATCATTTAG